One genomic region from Cucumis melo cultivar AY chromosome 9, USDA_Cmelo_AY_1.0, whole genome shotgun sequence encodes:
- the LOC103504644 gene encoding uncharacterized protein LOC103504644 isoform X3, producing the protein MAQSTSLVHTGLLNYGFSLKMNSSYWRYDMVKSRPSPPRSFRVKAVQDTGGPRRLVDIIRLVPELSRNYFRSPSRRALFGGISLLGGFYVAQTISLSFGALGVNDVIAAVVCVLLTEYVTRFYYSRPKQIQIWVLALSTR; encoded by the exons ATGGCACAATCTACAAGTTTAGTCCATACTGGCCTCTTAAATTATGGTTTTAGTCTCAAAATGAATTCTTCATATTGGAGATATGATATGGTTAAATCACGACCTTCCCCTCCTCGTAGCTTTCGTGTCAAAGCTGTACAAGATACCGGGGGTCCTCGTAGGTTAGTTGATATCATTAGACTTGTGCCTGAGCTCTCGAGAAATTACTTTCGGAGTCCTTCGAGGAGGGCCCTTTTTGGAGGAATCTCATTGTTGGGTGGCTTTTATGTGGCACAGACTATCTCATTGTCATTTGGAGCTTTAGGAGTAAATGATGTTATTGCTGCTGTGGTATGCGTTCTCCTTACCGAGTATGTTACTCGATTTTATTACAGTCGACCAAAG CAGATACAAATTTGGGTGCTGGCCCTGAGTACAAG ATGA
- the LOC103504644 gene encoding uncharacterized protein LOC103504644 isoform X2 — protein MAQSTSLVHTGLLNYGFSLKMNSSYWRYDMVKSRPSPPRSFRVKAVQDTGGPRRLVDIIRLVPELSRNYFRSPSRRALFGGISLLGGFYVAQTISLSFGALGVNDVIAAVVCVLLTEYVTRFYYSRPKPPCLSNIVQQQIQIWVLALSTR, from the exons ATGGCACAATCTACAAGTTTAGTCCATACTGGCCTCTTAAATTATGGTTTTAGTCTCAAAATGAATTCTTCATATTGGAGATATGATATGGTTAAATCACGACCTTCCCCTCCTCGTAGCTTTCGTGTCAAAGCTGTACAAGATACCGGGGGTCCTCGTAGGTTAGTTGATATCATTAGACTTGTGCCTGAGCTCTCGAGAAATTACTTTCGGAGTCCTTCGAGGAGGGCCCTTTTTGGAGGAATCTCATTGTTGGGTGGCTTTTATGTGGCACAGACTATCTCATTGTCATTTGGAGCTTTAGGAGTAAATGATGTTATTGCTGCTGTGGTATGCGTTCTCCTTACCGAGTATGTTACTCGATTTTATTACAGTCGACCAAAG CCTCCGTGCCTTTCAAATATTGTACAACAGCAGATACAAATTTGGGTGCTGGCCCTGAGTACAAG ATGA
- the LOC103504644 gene encoding uncharacterized protein ycf20 isoform X1 has product MAQSTSLVHTGLLNYGFSLKMNSSYWRYDMVKSRPSPPRSFRVKAVQDTGGPRRLVDIIRLVPELSRNYFRSPSRRALFGGISLLGGFYVAQTISLSFGALGVNDVIAAVVCVLLTEYVTRFYYSRPKVTFPIALLNNFKMGFTYGLFIDAFKLAS; this is encoded by the coding sequence ATGGCACAATCTACAAGTTTAGTCCATACTGGCCTCTTAAATTATGGTTTTAGTCTCAAAATGAATTCTTCATATTGGAGATATGATATGGTTAAATCACGACCTTCCCCTCCTCGTAGCTTTCGTGTCAAAGCTGTACAAGATACCGGGGGTCCTCGTAGGTTAGTTGATATCATTAGACTTGTGCCTGAGCTCTCGAGAAATTACTTTCGGAGTCCTTCGAGGAGGGCCCTTTTTGGAGGAATCTCATTGTTGGGTGGCTTTTATGTGGCACAGACTATCTCATTGTCATTTGGAGCTTTAGGAGTAAATGATGTTATTGCTGCTGTGGTATGCGTTCTCCTTACCGAGTATGTTACTCGATTTTATTACAGTCGACCAAAGGTAACTTTCCCCATTGCTCTACTGAACAACTTCAAAATGGGATTCACTTATGGTCTTTTCATTGACGCTTTCAAACTTGCTAGTTAA